The genomic region CTAAATATTTCCCCTCGCCATCCATCAGATAAATCAAACTCGCGTGATCCATCGTATAATCTTTGGGCGATTCTTTATTCTCGATCTTTTTATAATAAATCCGGTAGGTTTTTGCGGCGGCTTTAATTTGTTCCGGCGTGCCGGTTAGGCCTAAAATATTCGGGAAGTTTTGTATATACAGTGCGAGCTGTTTTTGCGTATCACGCTCAGGATCTACGGTAATAAAGATACCTTCCGGCGCATCGCCGCGTAATTCTTCCAACGCTGCCTGCATAGTCGAGAGGCCCATCGGGCAGATATCCGGACAATAGGTAAACCCGAAATAAACCAAACGCGGCTTACCTTTAAAGCTATCATTCGTCACCTGCTTACCAATATGGCTCGTCAATGAGAACTCGCCGCCAATCGGCACATCGTCTTTGGAAGTCTCTTCTGTCGAAGAAAGTTGCAGGTAAACAGTCATCGCCGTTAAGCAGAACAACATCAGTAAGGTAAGATTTCGCAACATGGCGCAATCATAGAGAGCAAATCACCGGAAAACAAGCCATGTCGTTAACCTATCGCTAACCACTATGACAGTTTGGTTACAGCTGCGTGAACAGTCCGTGACAGCCCCCATTTCCAGTTCTCTCTCAAGGGTAAACGCGGTATAGTATTAATTGTAGACAAACTATAAAGATTCTTAACCTTTAAATGATAGAGTTGAGAAATAAGATAAAGAAGAACTAGGGAAATTTAGTTATGACAGGAAATTGGACTCAAGATACGACTCTGCCAGATGGTGTTCGGGCCATCGTGGACTGTGAAAGAACAGCAATGGACGCCTCTATTGACGCAGGTAATGCTGAAATGAATGGTACCACCTTCACTTTCTCTTTCCCCGAAGAATTTGCACATTTAGCTGAAACAGCAAGCCAAACTGTAAATAATGCCGTCGGGTTAACTTCGGGGCAATCGAACGAAATATCTCACACCGGCCCAAGCTTCTAAAACTTAATCCTTCACTCTTACATCTCAGGTGGTTATGATAACCCCAATGACTGATCCAACCGAACAATCTTCAAAGAAACACTGGGACACCAAAGCAATGGGCGATCCTAGCCATACAGCTGATTTAGAAATTTCTGACGAGCTTCTGCAACAGGAGGCCGTTATTCTTGCCGAAGGTAAAAATATGTTCGGCGATCCCATCTATTCTTATATCAAATTCCCAATGAAAAATTTTCGTAGACTGCGCGATGCAATGGCCGCAGGAGAAAACTTCAAACCTAGCGATTATGGCACAGTCGTTGCCGCAGGCCGTGGAGAACCACCTCAAGACTTAAAAGACGAAATGCGTATCCAATATGGCTTGGTCGATACGCCAAAACCTGAGCAAGGCATTGAGCCAACGGGTATGAACAAACCCGAACTCTTCGATGATGATGACGGCTTTTAGGCCGCTTCAACCGATACTTCTGAGATTTCCATTGCTGCTGCCAAATTCGCCATACGCGTGATTAATCCGTAAACTTGAAAGTTACAAAGCCGCACGGGCACATGTTCCGTATCGCCTTTCTCGGCTTCTTCACGATCGCACATACCGGTAAAATACATGCCGGTCGCATTTAGATTGCGATATTCATCCCGCTGCGGATTCACCCGGAAAGCACCACCAATGGTCTGACCGTCAACGGCGTAGAGCATCGGTTCAGCCGGCGCCTCACCCACTTTATCCATCGTTGGCACGCCTTCTTGCACCAACACTTGCGCATTCATGGCGCCGTCTTTGACGACCTGCATTTTATTGCGCATCTTTTTATTCATCTGCAGCACATCATCCGGACTATAAGCGCTCATGATGCCCATACCATAGGTGCCAGCATCCGCTTTGATATACACGTAGGGCTTGGTGGTGATGCCATATTCCGTGTATTTCTTGGTGATCGCTTCAAGCATTTCTTCAATCGCTTTCGCCACACAATCCATACGGTGGCGCTCTTTAAAATTCACCTCGCCACATTGATGCGAAAGAGTCCGAATTTTCCAATCATCCAACCCAAAATCTTTAGCAAACTGAATCGCAACTTCATCATAGAGCTCAAAGTGACGGCTCTTACGACGACGATGCCAGCCTGCTTCCAGCGTCGGCACAACAGGTTGCGAAATGCCCGCCAGAATATCAGGCAGGCCACCGGATAGATCATTATTCATCACAATCACATCAGGCTTCCAACCTTCGGCTAACACCAAGGCATCCCCTTCGCGCGCGATGACCCATTGCGTCATCAGATGGCCAGAAGCGGTTTCCAGCTCCATTCTATCTGCTTGATCTTGTGGTGAGGGTAAGCGAGCTATTTTCACTTGCGCGCCCGCGCCTTCCAACAAACCTGCCAGCACATGCAAATTATCAAGATACCCTAGATTACGCGTGTGGCTTTCCGCCAGTAGCATCACCCGCTTAACATTCGGGAATTGATCGGCTAAACGGCGCTTGAAGCTTATCTGCGCGCGCTGCTTAGCCCGTTCGGATAGTTGATTAAACCCAGCCGGAAAAAGATTCGTATCCACCGGCACAATTTTCGAACAGCTATGGCGTAAATCAACCGAGCCATAAAAAGGCGGGCGCTTATCGCGGTAGCGCGCGGCAAACCAATCATTGATTTCCTGCCCACGCTTATTCAGCAGGGCTTCTAGCTCAATGATAATACCAGTACGGTCGTCATCATTTTTCATCATTTTCGTCTTCTCCTCTAAATTTCTTTCACTTCATTTACAATGAAGTGGCGCTCACACGCCGCGCAAGCTACGCCAGAAATCTGGCGGGTCGGCCTTGCCGCCCTATCCGCTAAAATCGTAACGATACTACTCATTTTCGTCTTCTCCTCTAAATTTCGGTACACCATCGCGCCAATCGCCGCAAAGTGCTTGAATGCAGGTCAAGGCTGCAAGTGCGGCAGTATCCGCCCGTAAAATACGCGGGCCTAAACTCATTTTTCGTACCCCTGGCAGCATCGATAACTGTTTTAACTCTTCAGGTGCGAAGCCACCTTCTGGGCCAATGAGCACTGC from Rickettsiales bacterium harbors:
- the gshA gene encoding glutamate--cysteine ligase codes for the protein MMKNDDDRTGIIIELEALLNKRGQEINDWFAARYRDKRPPFYGSVDLRHSCSKIVPVDTNLFPAGFNQLSERAKQRAQISFKRRLADQFPNVKRVMLLAESHTRNLGYLDNLHVLAGLLEGAGAQVKIARLPSPQDQADRMELETASGHLMTQWVIAREGDALVLAEGWKPDVIVMNNDLSGGLPDILAGISQPVVPTLEAGWHRRRKSRHFELYDEVAIQFAKDFGLDDWKIRTLSHQCGEVNFKERHRMDCVAKAIEEMLEAITKKYTEYGITTKPYVYIKADAGTYGMGIMSAYSPDDVLQMNKKMRNKMQVVKDGAMNAQVLVQEGVPTMDKVGEAPAEPMLYAVDGQTIGGAFRVNPQRDEYRNLNATGMYFTGMCDREEAEKGDTEHVPVRLCNFQVYGLITRMANLAAAMEISEVSVEAA
- a CDS encoding SCO family protein; the encoded protein is MLRNLTLLMLFCLTAMTVYLQLSSTEETSKDDVPIGGEFSLTSHIGKQVTNDSFKGKPRLVYFGFTYCPDICPMGLSTMQAALEELRGDAPEGIFITVDPERDTQKQLALYIQNFPNILGLTGTPEQIKAAAKTYRIYYKKIENKESPKDYTMDHASLIYLMDGEGKYLAHFPHTASPQELVARIKQAL